The segment CACAATTGGAGATTTGAAGACAAGGTTTAAGTTTGCGAAAGTACAGCCAAACAGCTATGGGCTCGACAAGGAAGAGATACTCTTCTTGGATGACACAGAGCTGAACCAGTACGTACCATTGAAGAAGATGGCTCCTTACATGGAAAAGGACTGGGAGGTTAACAAGTACAAACTCAAAGAGCACAAACAAAAGTTCAAGGAGTTGCTGGAGAATATTGATGACCGTGATGAGAaaagaagcaagaagaagagcaagaagaGGGATGctgaagagaaaagagatgTCGTTAAGGAGAAGAAGCCAGCAGCACCGATTGCAGATGAGGAAGGCGAGGCTGAAACAAGCAAACTATCGAGGAAGGCCAAGAGAAGAAGACGTGAAGCAGAGAAGAAGCTTCCTCCTAACAGAATGGTTGCTTATGGAAAGACAAATTGAACAAAAGAATTAAGTAAGAGAATAATGCTCCTTTTTACTCTCTTGAATCGATTTTGATATTTGGTTTCCTAGTTTTGATTTCGTAATCGTTATGTTGTTCCTGGTTTTTATTACACAACtctttgatttgtttcttttggttttgtCCCTTTGGTATGTTATAAATCGCCTGAAACTCAATTCAAATATTTGATTGCTTACCTATAAACAGCAGGATACTTCTCTTTACCCTTTGTAGTCAGTATTCGTAGTAAACTAGGTTGTAGTCTGGGCTTATTGCATAAGATTTCTTATATTCTTTGAAGAAATTGTAGAGTTGCATATATTGTGGTTTTGTTGCTTGCGTAAATGTTTTCTTTCGAGTTCTCATTCTTTTAGTCCCACACTATAAATTTAAACTCCAAGCAGCAAACGGGTCACAGTGGATTAGATGATCCCTTTGAAGCAGAAAGGCTTTCTTTTTGATTCTGACGGAAACTTTTGATATCGAACCTTACCTTTGGCATGTCTATATCCTAGAGAGAGCTCATAAACCATGTATTACCTTCGAGTTGTTTGTCCCAAAAACAAAGGTCTTTCATGGGAAGAATGCTACCAACGCACGTAGCTTCTCCACAAGTAAACCATCTCATTGTGGGATATTTGCTTAGTTTGCTGTTTGGTGTGGTTTAGATATGAGTAGTCGAGGAAGAGGTAAATAGGTTGTACTGTTGTAAGGTTATGCAAAATGGTCATCTTTGAAGAAAAATCTTATTATTACACCACTTATTAATAGAGAAAATAAACtggagagggagagagataaggagatggtttttatttttgattaaaaaaaaatttagccaTATACGCACTCATATGTAGAGAAAGATTTGAGACAGTGTTTACTGCAAAACTATCGAATAGATCAGCCACACAATATATATCGTATTCGTAGCAATCATAACTACTAAATTTTCAACCATGTGCAAAGCAACAAATAACCAAAGCACACGGATTTGTAACTGGTGAAGATTTGTTCTTGGAAAGAGAAAGGAAGCAAAAGAAGACGAAACAGAGATTGGATGACATGAGACTTTTAATTGGTTCTGAATATTTCTGCCGATGTGGCAAGCCTAGAAATCCTTCAATTTAGCTGCTTTTTATTTAGTATAGATGCATTCAGTGGAGCTCGAACTTTAAATAGGAGTCATTCATGAAGCTGTGTTTGAGTCTGTACAAGTCTTCTGCAAGAGTTCGTTTGGCTAATAATTCAGTACGCTCTGTATCCTTCACAtataaagttgttttttttttgtatgtaagGACCCGGTTCAATTGCAATATTTGGTTGGGTCTAAACCGGTACAAAATTATCGgctttattaaattaaaaccaaaCCGTGTTTCTTATATTAAATTGAATCGTGATTAAACGATTGGTTAAGCAGAATGGAATCAAAAGAATGGAGCTCCGGCGTGTGGACCCACCTCACGGCCGTCAGGCGGCGATCGCCGCTAGTCCAGTGCATCACCAACCTCGTCTCAATGGATCTCGTGGCCAACACGCTTTTATCCGCCGGCGCATCACCGGCGATGGTTCATTCCATCGCCGAGGTTCCTGATTTCACACCTCATATTCACGCGCTCTGCGTCAACGTCGGCACGCTTACTCCTGATTGGCTCCCCTCCATGAAAGCCGCCGCCGAACTCGCTTCTCAGCTAAAAAAGCCTTGGGTTCTCGATCCCGCCGCCGTGAGCTGCTCCGGTTTCCGGTTAAAGGCGTGCTTGGAGCTCGTTGAGCTTAAACCTAGCGTGATCAAAGGAAACGGTTCTGAGATTATTGCTCTCTCCTCGGCTTCACGGAGTCACACTAAGGTATCTTTAAATCATACTTAGATCAAGAATGATGTTTTTGACGAGTGTAATTGAACTTTTTTAGGGTGCGGATAGCTCTCATGAATCTACAGAGGCTATAGAAGCTGCCAAGTCACTAGCTTTGTCAAGTGGTGCTGTTGTTGCGGTTTCAGGAGCTGTTGATATCGTTACGGATGGGAAACGGGTTATTGGTGTCCACAACGGGACAAAGATGATGCAAAAGATCACTGCGACTGGATGTTCTCTAGCTGGTCTGGTCGCTGCTTTTCTTGCTGTCGATCCGTTACAGCCGCTGGAGGCTACTGTTTCGGCTATGTCTGTCTTCGGCATCGCGGGTGAGTTGGGTGAAGCGATGGCGAATGGTCCAGCTTCTTTGAGAATGCATTTGATTGATTCTCTTTACGGTTTGGATGAAACCACTGTGCTTAACCGTGTGAGAATCACCAGTTTGGGTTGATGTACAACAAAGATTTTGTGATTTGCTTTCAATCAATAAGTGTTACacataacaaacaaacaaaaataactttCACACATAATAAACACATCTCTTAGTACTTTAGATGGACAATGATCCTCAGCAAAGACTCTGCACCATCCACTTGATGCTGACCAGACGGAATCAAAGGCCTGACCTCTGCAAAGCCACAAGCGTTCTTGAACCTACCTGTTCCTCCAGTCACTGACAGATGCGACATGGCGCTTCCGATCCTGTAAATACCATAGAAGTTGAGGTTGTCGTTGTACTCTCCACCTTCAAGCATAGCTGTGAAAGCCATCATCTGCGTGCTTCCATCTCCAGAACTCGCAACGTAAACTCCTTGAGCCTTACCAAGCGGCTGCGAACCCAAGTCAGGACCAGATGTGAGTATGTCGTCGATGACGGTGATAGTGCCGAACCCGAGACTCAGACCATCAGGACCCAGCTGAGTCTGAATCCCGTTCAGGTTCTGACCAGAGTAAGCTGTCCCGGACAAGCCTGTCCCGAGAGGCACACCGTTGATACCGTTAACGGTCGGGAGGGCGCCGTTTGCATTGGGTATGGCAATACCGTTTTGGGGAGGAGTGAAACCAATCTGCTTAGCAAAAGGAACTTGGCCGTTGTAAATGTTGCCGAGCAAACCTGTGATGGGCCTCGCCGTGGGGCTGCTTCCTCCAAGTATATCGTGCATGTAGAGCTCGAAAATGGGGTCTTCAGGTGGAAGTTCAATTGCTGCTGCAAAAACAGCAAGTGTGAACAAGAAGATTGCTGTCAAAAGCAAGAACGGTGATTGCTTAATCATCATCATGGAGAATGatatttctctgtttttctttgtgttgcTGCAAGAAGATTTTTAACTGATTAATTTGTTTGATGAATATGTGAGATGTGTGTGCGATGCTGTGTTTAAATAGAGAGGTGGTGATTGTGTAGTTGTTGTATTTTATGAGTTAGTGTAGTTGTTGAATTGAGTtctttatagttttaataactTTGAGCCataaaattttctgaaaatcctaaacaaaacgTAATCATATTGTACATTGCGAGCCCCCTCTCAGTTTAGTGGGTACCAAATTCCTTTTCAGTTTAGATTAAGACTAATTGTAGCTTAATTTTGATGGTTTAGGTTGAACGAGTCGTGGTTCAtttaacccatggattttggaaaatattcaaaaatatgaaaatttggttttggtgtatagtttcatcgagcactaacataaaataatggtcaaagagtttagaatctctgttgtctccgtttccctagataatgaagattttataatgttaattctactaatctaggcagtatatgaaattttaataaacaaaatattaaaaaattagaatgattcctatataccatgaaagatagtttaaaatacattaattcaattgtaggatgtggtttgaattttttaaactaaagtgaaaagcatttaccgaaaactcattattttagaaggagtTAACACATTCGGATTTcgaaaaattttcaaaaatatgaaaatatggttttaatgtatagtttcatcgatcacaaacataagataatggtcaaagagtttagaacctatgtTATCTCCGTTTtcctagataatgaagattttataatgttaattccactaatctaggctgtatatgaaattttagtaaacaaaatattaaaaattagaatgattcctatataccatgaaaaatagtttagaatacattaattcaattgtagaatgtggtttgaattttttaaactaaagtgaagagtataaactctagcatatagagcatttaccgaaaactcatttaTTTTAAAGGAGTTAACCCATTCGGATTTCgattgttttcaaaaatatgaaaatatggttttagtgtatagtttcattgagcagtaacataagatgatggtcaaagagtttagaacctctgttgtctccgtttctctattaattccactaatctaggtagtatatgaaattttaccaaattaaatattaaaaattgaatgattcctatataccataaaagatagtttagaatacacattcaaatgtaaaatgtggtttgaattttttaaactaaagtggagagtataaactttagtatatagaacatttaccgaaaactcattattttagaaggggttaacccaaagattttggaaaattttcaaaaatatgaaaatctggttttagtgtatagtttcatcgagcactaacataagattatggtcaaagagtttaaaacttctgttgtctccgtttctctagataatgaagattttataatgctaattccactaatctaggcagtatatgaaatttgaataaactaaatattaaaaaattagaatgattcctatataccatgaaaatagtttagaatgcattaattcaaatttagaatgtggtttgaaatttttaaacaaaagtgcaGAATATAAACTTTAGTACATAGAGCATTTACccaaaactaattattttagaatatgttaattcacggattttgaaatttttttaaaaatatggaaattctgttctagtgtatagtttcatcgagcactaacataagatgatgttcaaagagtttagaacctttaaTGTCTCCgttttctagataatgaagattttataatgctaattccaccaatctaggcaatatatgaaattttaccaaactaaatattaaaaaattagaatgattcctatatatcatgaaatatagtttagaatacattaattcaaatgtagaatgtggtttaaaatttttaaacaaaagtgaagagtataaacttcagtgtATAGAACATTaactgaaaactcattattttagaaggggttaacccacagattttgaaaaaaattcaaaaatatgaaaatctggttttagtgtatagtttcatcgagcactgccataagatgatagtcaaagagtttagaacctttgttgtctccgtttctctagttTCGAatgcattaattcaaatgtagaatgtggtttaaaaattttaaataaaagtgaagaatataaactttagtatatatagcatttaccaaaaactcattattttataaggggttagttaacccacggatttaggaaaattttcaaaaatataaaaatcaggttctagtgtatagtttcatagagcacttacataagatgatggtcaaagagtttagaacctctattGTCAACGTTTtcctagataatgaagattttataatgctaattccactaatctaggcgataaatgaaattttagtaaactaatattaaaaaattagaatgattcctatataccatgaaatatagtttagaatacattaattcaaatgcagaatgtggttttaaatttttatacaaaagagaagagtataaacttcagtgtATATAACATTTActgaaaattcattattttagaagaggttaacccacagattttggaaattttttaaaatatgaaaatctggttttagtgtatagtttcatcgagcagtaacataagataatggtcaaagagtttagaacctctgttgtctctgtttccctaaataatgaagattttataattttaaatccattaaaataggcggtatatg is part of the Raphanus sativus cultivar WK10039 chromosome 5, ASM80110v3, whole genome shotgun sequence genome and harbors:
- the LOC108857421 gene encoding hydroxyethylthiazole kinase is translated as MESKEWSSGVWTHLTAVRRRSPLVQCITNLVSMDLVANTLLSAGASPAMVHSIAEVPDFTPHIHALCVNVGTLTPDWLPSMKAAAELASQLKKPWVLDPAAVSCSGFRLKACLELVELKPSVIKGNGSEIIALSSASRSHTKGADSSHESTEAIEAAKSLALSSGAVVAVSGAVDIVTDGKRVIGVHNGTKMMQKITATGCSLAGLVAAFLAVDPLQPLEATVSAMSVFGIAGELGEAMANGPASLRMHLIDSLYGLDETTVLNRVRITSLG
- the LOC108857409 gene encoding dirigent protein 16-like; this encodes MMMIKQSPFLLLTAIFLFTLAVFAAAIELPPEDPIFELYMHDILGGSSPTARPITGLLGNIYNGQVPFAKQIGFTPPQNGIAIPNANGALPTVNGINGVPLGTGLSGTAYSGQNLNGIQTQLGPDGLSLGFGTITVIDDILTSGPDLGSQPLGKAQGVYVASSGDGSTQMMAFTAMLEGGEYNDNLNFYGIYRIGSAMSHLSVTGGTGRFKNACGFAEVRPLIPSGQHQVDGAESLLRIIVHLKY